The Nocardioides sp. S-1144 genome includes a region encoding these proteins:
- a CDS encoding SigE family RNA polymerase sigma factor — MTTVDRVREEAAVGVPDFDAWVAARGPALLRLAHTLTGDAADAEDVVQEALSRALPRWERIRRVEDVDAYLRRMVVNAHTSRWRAWRRRVSPVERVADVADRAVLDEPGVEHDERRRIWLACRALPEDQRTAVVLRFYEQLEYAEIAALTGVREGSVRSRVSRGLAVLRAELGPATGEENRG, encoded by the coding sequence GTGACGACGGTCGACCGGGTGCGCGAGGAGGCGGCAGTGGGGGTGCCGGACTTCGACGCGTGGGTCGCCGCGCGCGGCCCGGCCCTGCTCCGGCTGGCCCACACGCTGACCGGCGACGCGGCCGACGCCGAGGACGTCGTCCAGGAGGCGCTGTCGCGCGCCCTCCCGCGGTGGGAGCGGATCCGCCGGGTCGAGGACGTCGACGCCTACCTGCGCCGGATGGTCGTCAACGCCCACACCTCGCGCTGGCGGGCCTGGCGCCGCCGCGTGTCGCCGGTCGAGCGGGTCGCCGACGTCGCCGACCGCGCGGTCCTCGACGAGCCGGGCGTCGAGCACGACGAGCGCCGTCGCATCTGGCTCGCGTGCCGCGCCCTGCCGGAGGACCAGCGCACCGCCGTCGTCCTGCGCTTCTACGAGCAGCTCGAGTACGCCGAGATCGCCGCGCTCACCGGCGTCCGCGAGGGGTCGGTGCGCTCGCGGGTCTCCCGCGGGCTCGCCGTCCTGCGCGCGGAGCTGGGTCCGGCGACCGGGGAGGAGAACCGTGGGTGA
- a CDS encoding ABC-F family ATP-binding cassette domain-containing protein yields the protein MGHVDVSGVRFELPDGRVLLEDVSFRVGEGAKVALVGANGAGKTTLLKIITGDLQPHAGAVTRTGGLGVMRQDVKQGLSAEPTVSELLLSVSPPRIRAAAAHVDRCELALMETDDEKSQMRYAEALHEYADAGGYDLEVTWDVCTIKALGVPYDRAKYRELRTLSGGEQKRLVLEYLLAGPDEVLLLDEPDNYLDVPGKVWLESKIRASDKTILFISHDRELLDNTATRVVTVELGHAGNLVWTHVGGFASYHAARKDRFERFEEMRKRWDEEHAKIKALVLRLKIKSEYNDGMASQYKAAQTRLRKFEEAGPPVEQPREQQVSMRLKGGRTGKRAVVCTDLELTGLMRPFDLEVWYGERVAVLGSNGSGKSHFLRLLAIGGSDPDVEHQPVGDVDIKAVPHRGTAKLGARVRPGWFVQTHEHPELVGRTLVEILHRGEGGRVDADGRMAGRMGMGREQASRVLDRYELSAQAEQRFETLSGGQQARFQILLLELSGATLLLLDEPTDNLDVQSAEALEEGLDAFDGTVLAVTHDRWFARGFDRFLVYGSDGEVYESDGPVWDEGRVERAR from the coding sequence GTGGGACACGTCGACGTCAGTGGAGTCCGGTTCGAGCTGCCCGACGGGCGGGTGCTGCTCGAGGACGTCTCGTTCCGGGTGGGCGAGGGGGCCAAGGTCGCGCTGGTCGGGGCCAACGGCGCCGGCAAGACCACGCTGCTCAAGATCATCACCGGCGACCTGCAGCCGCACGCCGGCGCGGTCACCCGCACCGGCGGCCTCGGCGTGATGCGCCAGGACGTCAAGCAGGGGCTCTCGGCCGAGCCGACCGTCTCCGAGCTGCTGCTGAGCGTGAGCCCGCCGCGCATCCGCGCCGCCGCCGCGCACGTCGACCGGTGCGAGCTCGCGCTGATGGAGACCGACGACGAGAAGTCCCAGATGCGCTACGCCGAGGCGCTCCACGAGTACGCCGACGCCGGGGGCTACGACCTCGAGGTCACGTGGGACGTCTGCACGATCAAGGCGCTCGGCGTCCCCTACGACCGCGCGAAGTACCGCGAGCTGCGCACGCTGTCCGGGGGCGAGCAGAAGCGCCTGGTGCTGGAGTACCTGCTGGCCGGGCCCGACGAGGTGCTCCTGCTCGACGAGCCCGACAACTACCTCGACGTCCCCGGCAAGGTGTGGCTCGAGTCGAAGATCCGCGCCTCCGACAAGACCATCCTGTTCATCAGCCACGACCGCGAGCTGCTCGACAACACCGCGACCCGGGTCGTCACCGTCGAGCTCGGCCACGCCGGCAACCTGGTGTGGACCCACGTCGGCGGCTTCGCGAGCTACCACGCGGCCCGCAAGGACCGCTTCGAGCGCTTCGAGGAGATGCGCAAGCGGTGGGACGAGGAGCACGCGAAGATCAAGGCGCTGGTGCTGCGGCTGAAGATCAAGTCCGAGTACAACGACGGCATGGCGAGCCAGTACAAGGCCGCCCAGACCCGGCTGCGCAAGTTCGAGGAGGCCGGACCGCCGGTCGAGCAGCCGCGCGAGCAGCAGGTCTCCATGCGGCTCAAGGGTGGACGCACCGGCAAGCGGGCCGTGGTCTGCACCGACCTCGAGCTCACCGGTCTGATGCGCCCCTTCGACCTGGAGGTCTGGTACGGCGAGCGGGTCGCCGTCCTGGGCTCCAACGGGTCCGGCAAGTCGCACTTCCTGCGCCTGCTGGCGATCGGGGGCAGCGACCCGGACGTCGAGCACCAGCCGGTCGGCGACGTCGACATCAAGGCGGTGCCGCACCGCGGGACCGCCAAGCTCGGCGCCCGCGTGCGCCCGGGCTGGTTCGTGCAGACCCACGAGCACCCGGAGCTGGTCGGACGGACCCTCGTGGAGATCCTGCACCGGGGCGAGGGTGGCCGCGTCGACGCCGACGGCCGGATGGCCGGGCGGATGGGGATGGGCCGCGAGCAGGCCAGCCGGGTGCTCGACCGCTACGAGCTCAGCGCGCAGGCCGAGCAGCGGTTCGAGACGCTCAGCGGCGGCCAGCAGGCCCGGTTCCAGATCCTGCTGCTCGAGCTGTCCGGCGCCACCCTCCTGCTGCTCGACGAGCCGACCGACAACCTCGACGTCCAGTCGGCCGAGGCGCTGGAGGAGGGGCTCGACGCCTTCGACGGCACCGTCCTCGCCGTCACCCACGACCGGTGGTTCGCGCGCGGCTTCGACCGGTTCCTGGTCTACGGCTCCGACGGGGAGGTCTACGAGTCCGACGGCCCGGTGTGGGACGAGGGCCGCGTGGAGCGCGCCCGGTGA
- a CDS encoding GNAT family N-acetyltransferase has product MSGLEVARLDPFDDATFALWHATRAAALEDAVGVAAAQVYDLAETRVQWQEPSDGKERVGYVGRAGGEVVAVGVLVLPQRDNLTKAFVEVAVAPAHQRRGHGRTMLEHVEAAAVAAGRSLLDAEVPWRHEHGTDGTGSRDVAFARAAGFALGLSDVQRWLDVPADAVLLDALAAEAAPHHRGYELRSWVGDVPDELAEGWLVLDASLATEAPTGDIEVEDPDVDVALLRQIEANVARQGRTSFHTVALDAAGTVVAYSMIVHGRSTTAFQWGTLVHRDHRGHRLGTAVKVANHRLLEAERPDVVRVSTWNAEVNDHMIGVNDRMGFRPVSRMGEFQKRLT; this is encoded by the coding sequence GTGAGCGGGCTCGAGGTCGCGCGGCTCGACCCGTTCGACGACGCGACGTTCGCGCTGTGGCACGCGACCCGCGCCGCGGCCCTCGAGGACGCCGTGGGCGTGGCCGCCGCGCAGGTCTACGACCTCGCCGAGACCCGGGTGCAGTGGCAGGAGCCGTCCGACGGCAAGGAGCGGGTCGGCTACGTCGGGCGGGCCGGCGGCGAGGTCGTCGCCGTCGGGGTCCTCGTGCTGCCGCAGCGCGACAACCTGACCAAGGCCTTCGTCGAGGTCGCCGTCGCGCCGGCCCACCAGCGCCGCGGGCACGGGCGCACGATGCTCGAGCACGTCGAGGCGGCCGCGGTCGCCGCCGGCCGGTCGCTGCTCGACGCCGAGGTGCCCTGGCGCCACGAGCACGGCACCGACGGCACGGGGTCGCGCGACGTCGCCTTCGCCCGGGCGGCGGGTTTCGCGCTCGGGCTCAGCGACGTGCAGCGCTGGCTCGACGTGCCCGCCGACGCCGTCCTGCTCGACGCGCTCGCCGCCGAGGCCGCGCCGCACCACCGCGGCTACGAGCTCCGGTCGTGGGTCGGCGACGTCCCCGACGAGCTGGCCGAGGGCTGGCTGGTCCTCGACGCGAGCCTGGCGACCGAGGCGCCCACCGGCGACATCGAGGTCGAGGACCCCGACGTCGACGTGGCGCTGCTGCGCCAGATCGAGGCCAACGTCGCCCGGCAGGGCCGGACGTCGTTCCACACCGTCGCCCTCGACGCGGCCGGCACCGTGGTCGCCTACTCGATGATCGTCCACGGCCGCTCCACCACGGCCTTCCAGTGGGGCACCCTGGTGCACCGCGACCACCGCGGTCACCGGCTGGGCACGGCGGTGAAGGTCGCCAACCACCGCCTCCTCGAGGCCGAGCGCCCCGACGTCGTCCGCGTCTCCACCTGGAACGCCGAGGTCAACGACCACATGATCGGCGTCAACGACCGGATGGGGTTCCGCCCCGTCTCCCGCATGGGCGAGTTCCAGAAGCGCCTGACCTAG
- a CDS encoding S1C family serine protease produces MNDTPSRPEHPGFDDYRDVPPPPPPYRPDAVPSPFGTQALPVQAPAHPGSPGRPSADPPGRGRKGFAAAVVAAALVVGGGAGLGGAAAYDALAGDGDATGGGYASSVGTSQVVSSPDEPAADGSVEQVAAAVLPSVVKLDVSGASESGSGSGIILSSDGLILTNDHVASVAGDGGSITVSFSDGSHARATIVGTDPLTDTALVQAEDVDGLTPATIGESGQVDVGEQVVAIGSPYGLDATVTSGIVSALDRPVDVGSDEQGNATVYPAIQTDAAINPGNSGGPLVDLAGHVIGINSSIRSTASAGGEAGSIGLGFAIPIDEVLPVIDQMKAGETPTHARIGVSVQDVAATPGSQAGAAVVDGAQISQISDGSAAGQAGLQDGDVITKVDDTAVTGSDSLIATVRSYRPGDQVTITYLRDGKEQTVDLTLDSDAGTS; encoded by the coding sequence ATGAACGACACGCCCTCCCGCCCCGAGCACCCGGGTTTCGACGACTACCGCGACGTCCCGCCCCCGCCGCCGCCGTACCGGCCGGACGCCGTCCCCAGCCCCTTCGGCACCCAGGCCCTGCCGGTGCAGGCGCCCGCCCACCCCGGGAGCCCCGGCCGTCCGTCGGCGGATCCGCCCGGACGCGGGCGCAAGGGCTTCGCGGCCGCCGTCGTGGCGGCCGCCCTCGTCGTGGGCGGCGGCGCCGGGCTCGGTGGCGCGGCGGCCTACGACGCCCTCGCCGGTGACGGCGACGCCACCGGTGGCGGCTACGCCTCCTCGGTCGGCACCAGCCAGGTCGTCAGCAGCCCGGACGAGCCGGCCGCCGACGGCAGCGTCGAGCAGGTGGCCGCGGCGGTGCTGCCGTCGGTGGTCAAGCTCGACGTCTCCGGGGCGAGCGAGTCCGGCTCGGGTTCGGGGATCATCCTCAGCTCCGACGGGCTGATCCTCACCAACGACCACGTCGCCTCGGTCGCGGGCGACGGCGGGAGCATCACCGTGTCGTTCTCCGACGGCAGCCACGCACGGGCCACCATCGTGGGCACCGACCCGCTGACCGACACCGCGCTCGTGCAGGCCGAGGACGTCGACGGGCTCACCCCCGCGACGATCGGCGAGTCGGGCCAGGTCGACGTCGGCGAGCAGGTCGTCGCGATCGGGTCGCCCTACGGCCTCGACGCCACGGTCACCTCGGGCATCGTCAGCGCCCTCGACCGACCGGTCGACGTCGGCTCCGACGAGCAGGGCAACGCCACGGTCTACCCGGCGATCCAGACCGACGCCGCGATCAACCCCGGCAACAGCGGCGGACCGCTGGTCGACCTGGCCGGCCACGTCATCGGCATCAACTCCTCCATCAGGTCCACGGCGTCCGCGGGCGGCGAGGCGGGCTCGATCGGCCTCGGCTTCGCGATCCCGATCGACGAGGTGCTCCCGGTCATCGACCAGATGAAGGCCGGCGAGACGCCCACCCACGCCCGGATCGGCGTCTCCGTGCAGGACGTCGCCGCCACGCCCGGCTCGCAGGCCGGCGCCGCCGTCGTCGACGGCGCGCAGATCTCCCAGATCAGCGACGGCTCGGCCGCCGGGCAGGCCGGCCTCCAGGACGGCGACGTCATCACCAAGGTCGACGACACCGCCGTCACCGGCTCCGACTCGCTCATCGCGACCGTGCGGTCCTACCGCCCCGGCGACCAGGTGACGATCACCTACCTGCGCGACGGCAAGGAGCAGACGGTCGACCTGACCCTCGACTCCGACGCCGGCACCTCCTGA
- a CDS encoding long-chain-fatty-acid--CoA ligase encodes MSAPEPQFVDDRIAHWATETPDAEAVTYLSRTFTWREWDDRVRRNAGGLRAHGIGRGDVVAFLDKNHPACVETSLGAASLGAANAIVNWRSAGDEVDYALNDCGARVLFVGTELMPTIERIRDRLTRVERIIEVTPDGVDDEYEAWLAGATPVSRQPDVTPEDTCLVMYSSGTTGRPKGVLLSHRNMVSHTRNAHDGWRFEPGDKCMVSMPLFHVGGSSYVLFPINDGVPSVMTRDPDGASLAGAILAGANRTFLVPAVLAQVLQSGPDAVKLFGALRTYTYGAAPMPPPLLRAAMEAWPDTDFLQVYGLTEVGGVATQLSSEDHRTAVADGHPERLVSAGRPIPGVEVKVVDPGTLEDVAPGEHGELWLRTPQVFQGYLGKPEETAQVITEDGWFRTGDLGRVDADGYVFVQDRLKDMIISGGENIYSPEVERVLAEHPAVMEVAIIGIPDDTWGESVKAVVSLHEGASATEAELIAFCREHLAAFKCPRSVDITGPLPRNPTGKILKRDLRKPYWADRERQVN; translated from the coding sequence ATGAGCGCTCCCGAGCCGCAGTTCGTCGACGACCGCATCGCCCACTGGGCCACCGAGACCCCGGACGCCGAGGCGGTGACCTACCTGTCGCGCACCTTCACCTGGCGCGAGTGGGACGACCGCGTCCGCCGCAACGCCGGCGGCCTGCGGGCCCACGGGATCGGCCGCGGCGACGTCGTCGCGTTCCTCGACAAGAACCACCCGGCCTGCGTGGAGACCTCGCTCGGGGCGGCCTCGCTCGGCGCGGCCAACGCGATCGTCAACTGGCGCTCGGCCGGCGACGAGGTCGACTACGCGCTCAACGACTGCGGCGCCCGGGTGCTGTTCGTCGGCACCGAGCTGATGCCCACCATCGAGAGGATCCGCGACCGGCTGACGAGGGTCGAGCGGATCATCGAGGTGACCCCGGACGGCGTCGACGACGAGTACGAGGCGTGGCTGGCCGGCGCGACCCCGGTGTCGCGCCAGCCCGACGTCACGCCCGAGGACACCTGCCTGGTCATGTACTCCTCCGGCACGACCGGCCGGCCCAAGGGCGTCCTGCTCAGCCACCGCAACATGGTCAGCCACACCCGCAACGCCCACGACGGCTGGCGCTTCGAGCCGGGCGACAAGTGCATGGTGTCGATGCCGCTCTTCCACGTCGGCGGGTCCTCCTACGTCCTGTTCCCGATCAACGACGGCGTCCCGAGCGTGATGACCCGCGACCCCGACGGCGCCTCCCTGGCCGGGGCGATCCTCGCCGGCGCCAACCGGACCTTCCTCGTGCCGGCCGTGCTCGCGCAGGTGCTCCAGTCCGGGCCGGACGCCGTGAAGCTGTTCGGTGCGCTCCGGACCTACACCTACGGGGCCGCCCCGATGCCGCCGCCGCTGCTGCGCGCCGCGATGGAGGCCTGGCCCGACACCGACTTCCTCCAGGTCTACGGGCTGACCGAGGTCGGCGGCGTCGCGACCCAGCTGTCGTCGGAGGACCACCGCACCGCCGTGGCCGACGGGCACCCCGAGCGGCTGGTCTCGGCGGGCCGGCCGATCCCCGGCGTCGAGGTGAAGGTCGTCGACCCCGGCACGCTCGAGGACGTCGCCCCCGGCGAGCACGGCGAGCTGTGGCTGCGCACGCCGCAGGTCTTCCAGGGCTACCTCGGCAAGCCCGAGGAGACCGCCCAGGTCATCACCGAGGACGGCTGGTTCCGCACCGGCGACCTCGGCAGGGTGGACGCCGACGGCTACGTCTTCGTGCAGGACCGGCTCAAGGACATGATCATCAGCGGCGGCGAGAACATCTACTCGCCCGAGGTGGAGCGGGTCCTGGCCGAGCACCCCGCCGTGATGGAGGTCGCGATCATCGGGATCCCCGACGACACCTGGGGTGAGTCGGTCAAGGCGGTCGTGTCGCTCCACGAGGGCGCCAGCGCGACCGAGGCCGAGCTGATCGCCTTCTGCCGCGAGCACCTGGCGGCGTTCAAGTGCCCCCGCTCGGTCGACATCACCGGCCCGCTGCCGCGCAACCCGACCGGCAAGATCCTCAAGCGCGACCTGCGCAAGCCCTACTGGGCCGACCGCGAGCGCCAGGTCAACTGA
- a CDS encoding YihY/virulence factor BrkB family protein yields MTTARLVPVTTEMDGEELDAEDAWHLARQHGLVAVLRGAFVRFRYGDGFTNSRALALQTCLGVVPFLLAVTGLAADVDDDRWARVIARTVEAVSPGGDGEDALAGAVSGGSERAGEVALVLGLLLALVSMTTAMAQVERGSNRIYGIRRDRPAPAKYGRAAVLTAVLVLPVGLGFFLLVAGGAFGDAMVAEYGWSGTAHATWQVLRWPAGLVLLVTTIAILLDHAPRRRQPALSWLALGSGVAVALSTVAAAGLALYVNVSGSFGSTYGPLAGIVALLLWSLMSAISLFLGVAVCAQLEALRAHQPDPADPDPGRPHERVVEG; encoded by the coding sequence ATGACCACCGCCCGGCTCGTGCCCGTCACGACCGAGATGGACGGCGAGGAGCTCGACGCCGAGGACGCCTGGCACCTGGCCCGCCAGCACGGGCTGGTCGCGGTGCTGCGGGGCGCCTTCGTCCGGTTCCGCTACGGGGACGGGTTCACCAACAGCCGCGCGCTGGCGCTGCAGACCTGCCTGGGCGTCGTCCCGTTCCTGCTGGCGGTCACCGGCCTGGCCGCCGACGTGGACGACGACCGCTGGGCCCGGGTGATCGCCCGGACCGTGGAGGCGGTCTCGCCCGGCGGCGACGGCGAGGACGCGCTCGCCGGCGCCGTCTCGGGCGGTTCCGAGCGGGCCGGTGAGGTGGCCCTCGTGCTGGGCCTGCTGCTGGCGCTGGTCTCGATGACGACGGCGATGGCCCAGGTCGAGCGCGGCAGCAACCGCATCTACGGCATCCGCCGCGACCGGCCCGCCCCGGCCAAGTACGGCCGTGCCGCGGTGCTGACGGCGGTGCTGGTCCTCCCGGTCGGCCTCGGGTTCTTCCTGCTCGTCGCCGGCGGCGCCTTCGGTGACGCGATGGTCGCGGAGTACGGGTGGTCCGGCACCGCCCACGCCACCTGGCAGGTGCTGCGGTGGCCGGCCGGGCTGGTGCTGCTGGTCACCACGATCGCGATCCTGCTCGACCACGCACCGCGCCGCCGGCAGCCGGCGCTGTCGTGGCTGGCCCTCGGCTCCGGGGTCGCCGTCGCCCTCAGCACGGTCGCGGCCGCGGGTCTCGCGCTGTACGTCAACGTCAGCGGCTCCTTCGGCAGCACCTACGGGCCGCTCGCCGGCATCGTGGCGCTGCTGCTGTGGAGCCTGATGTCGGCGATCTCGTTGTTCCTCGGGGTCGCGGTCTGCGCCCAGCTCGAGGCCCTGCGGGCCCACCAGCCCGACCCGGCCGACCCGGACCCGGGCCGCCCGCACGAGCGGGTCGTCGAGGGCTAG
- a CDS encoding FAD-dependent oxidoreductase, which produces MRIGIVGLGTGGTTLACLLTDAGHDVTVVEQATDPRPVGAGIWLQALGQEVLARLGLLEQLRAVSRPVERVLIVTSSGRRLVDLGYDALPGATPALGVHRGALFSVLHDAVLARGVDVRLGVPVTGVRPTASGMTVETAAGDLGAFDLVVGCDGVRSPVRRSMNVTTRDKPYTYGALWAVVDDPGESATDTLFQCLGGTSAYLGVLPTGRGRTSMFWSVRTRDTARVLAAGLPAWRAAAAPYAGPHAALLDRVTELMPATYRDVVVRTPVRVEGRHGAALVGDSAHAMSPQLGTGTSLALADAWSLAHALATRPALGDALDAYARDRAAHLRWYQWATRLMMPVFQSDLAPLAVPRDGLAPLLTRVPGVAPLLVGTLCGDRTSPWTTWSLGPASVPG; this is translated from the coding sequence ATGCGGATCGGGATCGTGGGGCTCGGGACCGGCGGGACGACGCTCGCCTGCCTGCTGACCGACGCCGGCCACGACGTCACCGTGGTCGAGCAGGCCACCGACCCGCGCCCGGTCGGGGCGGGCATCTGGCTGCAGGCGCTGGGTCAGGAGGTGCTGGCCCGGCTCGGCCTGCTGGAGCAGCTGCGCGCCGTCTCGCGCCCGGTGGAGCGGGTGCTCATCGTGACCTCGTCCGGACGCCGCCTCGTCGACCTCGGGTACGACGCCCTGCCGGGCGCCACGCCGGCGCTCGGCGTCCACCGCGGGGCGCTGTTCTCGGTGCTGCACGACGCCGTGCTGGCGCGTGGTGTCGACGTCCGGCTGGGGGTGCCGGTCACCGGGGTGCGGCCGACGGCGTCCGGGATGACCGTCGAGACCGCCGCGGGCGACCTCGGCGCGTTCGACCTGGTGGTGGGCTGCGACGGCGTCCGCTCGCCGGTGCGCCGGAGCATGAACGTGACCACGCGCGACAAGCCCTACACCTACGGCGCGCTGTGGGCGGTCGTCGACGACCCCGGGGAGAGCGCCACCGACACCCTGTTCCAGTGCCTGGGCGGCACCTCGGCCTACCTCGGCGTGCTTCCGACCGGCCGCGGCCGGACGTCGATGTTCTGGTCGGTCCGCACCCGCGACACCGCCCGGGTCCTCGCGGCCGGCCTCCCGGCCTGGCGGGCGGCGGCGGCGCCGTACGCCGGCCCGCACGCCGCCCTCCTCGACCGGGTCACCGAGCTGATGCCGGCGACCTACCGCGACGTCGTGGTGCGCACGCCGGTGCGGGTCGAGGGCCGCCACGGCGCCGCGCTGGTCGGCGACAGCGCGCACGCGATGAGCCCGCAGCTCGGCACCGGCACGTCGCTGGCCCTGGCCGACGCGTGGTCGCTGGCCCACGCCCTGGCCACCCGGCCCGCGCTCGGCGACGCCCTCGACGCCTACGCCCGCGACCGCGCCGCGCACCTGCGCTGGTACCAGTGGGCGACCCGGCTGATGATGCCGGTCTTCCAGAGCGACCTCGCCCCGCTGGCGGTGCCGCGCGACGGGCTCGCCCCGCTCCTCACCCGGGTCCCCGGCGTGGCGCCGCTGCTGGTCGGCACGCTGTGCGGGGACCGGACCTCGCCGTGGACGACCTGGTCGCTCGGTCCTGCGTCGGTCCCTGGCTAG
- a CDS encoding EVE domain-containing protein produces the protein MPRHWINTISHDHVLLGVEGGFTQAGHGTDTRLRRLARGDGIAFYSPRESIGAARPLQRFTALGVVADDEPYRVEVGHDLHPWRRRVEFERVVAVPVRPLLPVLGFVDDEEHWGLPFRRGLFEVPAGDFAAVAGAMRDAAWAADESARVIGSPPS, from the coding sequence GTGCCGCGCCACTGGATCAACACGATCAGCCACGACCACGTCCTGCTCGGGGTGGAGGGCGGCTTCACCCAGGCCGGTCACGGCACCGACACGCGGCTGCGGCGGCTGGCACGGGGCGACGGGATCGCGTTCTACTCGCCGCGGGAGTCGATCGGGGCCGCCCGGCCGCTGCAGCGGTTCACCGCGCTCGGGGTCGTCGCCGACGACGAGCCGTACCGCGTCGAGGTGGGCCACGACCTCCACCCCTGGCGTCGCCGCGTCGAGTTCGAGCGGGTCGTCGCCGTCCCGGTGCGGCCGCTCCTGCCGGTGCTCGGGTTCGTCGACGACGAGGAGCACTGGGGGCTGCCGTTCCGGCGGGGGCTGTTCGAGGTGCCGGCCGGGGACTTCGCCGCCGTCGCGGGCGCGATGCGCGACGCCGCGTGGGCCGCCGATGAGTCCGCCCGGGTGATCGGGTCACCACCGTCATGA
- a CDS encoding alpha/beta hydrolase, whose amino-acid sequence MSTTTLVPVGDVELCVEAFGDPADPPVVLLAGAAGSMDGWSPDWCTTLAAAGRHVVRYDHRDTGRSTTSPPGAPDYDGGVLDRDAEGLLEALGLGPAHLVGVSMGGGIAQSVALRRPDLVASLTLVATSAVGGVDAPLPGPTPSAAAWFADPPPDPDWTDRDAVVAWSLAAERAFSGALGVDVDDARAAAGATFDRSHDVAAAGNHWLVLGHDDSDDSDDSDDNRPAPDVHHLAVPTLVVHGSHDPLFPLAHGEALAAAVPGARLLVVEGMGHQVPPRSTWDVVLPAIHAHTATPA is encoded by the coding sequence ATGAGCACCACCACCCTCGTCCCGGTCGGCGACGTCGAGCTCTGCGTCGAGGCGTTCGGCGACCCGGCCGACCCGCCCGTCGTGCTGCTCGCCGGGGCGGCCGGCTCGATGGACGGCTGGTCGCCCGACTGGTGCACGACGCTGGCCGCCGCCGGTCGCCACGTCGTCCGCTACGACCACCGCGACACCGGCCGCTCGACCACCAGCCCGCCCGGAGCGCCGGACTACGACGGCGGCGTGCTCGACCGCGACGCCGAGGGGCTCCTGGAGGCGCTCGGGCTCGGGCCCGCCCACCTCGTCGGGGTCTCGATGGGCGGCGGCATCGCGCAGTCGGTCGCCCTGCGCCGACCGGACCTGGTCGCCTCGCTGACGCTGGTCGCCACCAGCGCGGTCGGCGGGGTCGACGCGCCCCTGCCCGGCCCGACGCCGTCGGCGGCGGCCTGGTTCGCGGACCCGCCGCCCGACCCCGACTGGACCGACCGCGACGCCGTCGTCGCCTGGTCGCTGGCCGCCGAGCGCGCCTTCTCCGGGGCGCTCGGCGTCGACGTCGACGACGCCCGGGCGGCCGCCGGGGCGACCTTCGACCGCAGCCACGACGTCGCGGCCGCCGGCAACCACTGGCTCGTGCTTGGCCACGACGACAGCGACGACAGCGACGACAGCGACGACAACCGGCCGGCGCCCGACGTCCACCACCTCGCCGTCCCGACCCTCGTCGTCCACGGCAGCCACGACCCGCTCTTCCCGCTCGCCCACGGCGAGGCGCTGGCGGCCGCCGTGCCCGGCGCACGGCTGCTCGTCGTCGAGGGCATGGGCCACCAGGTGCCACCCCGCTCGACCTGGGACGTCGTGCTCCCGGCGATCCACGCCCACACCGCGACCCCCGCCTGA